The DNA sequence GAACTGGCCAGCCAGGCGTTGACGGCTTCTGCGACGGAACGCCCATCGCGGGTTGCAACGCGGAATTGGCCGGCCTCGTCGATGACCTCCAGCTCGTCTCGCCAGAGCTTGATGAGCTGAGGGGCGGCCCCCTGAACCAGGGGGCGGCTGGCCAGGACGGTGGCCAGCTCTTTTTCCTTCGTGGCGGCTTTGAAGGCTCGTTCCCAGTCTTCGGCCTTCTTCGACCAGCGGCCGATTTCCTCCGCTCGCAGGCGATCGTCTGCGAGAGATCGCTCGGCGGCGCGTTCCTTTGCTTCGGAGATCTTCGTCGCACTCGCGGCGGCCGCCCGGAGGGCTTCCAGCTCTGACGCTGAGATGCTGACCATCTCAGCGTCGGCAGGAGACCCTTCGTCGATGGTGTCTGGATTCAACAGGATGCGATACATCGTCATGATCCATACTCGAAGTTCAAAAGAATCAGGGGCGGCGGTCGAAGAACCCGAAGACCATGGGAATGACCAGCGAAGTCAGGGTCGACATCAGGAAAAGGCTGACGACCATAGCGGTGAGCAGTTGCGGGACAAACTCGTGAGCCATGACATTGCCCTCGTTTCGAGGTTCCGGAACGGCTCCGGCTCTGGCACGAGTCGAATGATCCGGACGATTTGTGTTAATAAAACGGTTCTTTCACAAAGGAAGGTTGCCTCGAGGCTCCATCGTGAAACATGAAATAAGTTAGAGAACGTTGATGTCCTGGAAGACATCGCGGCGGTCGATCTGGTCGTAGGGGATGCCTGCGTCTTGCCCCTGAGTTTTTCGGGCAAGGTAGTTGGCAATCTCCTCTTCGCACTCGGCATACTGGGGGTCGCTGAGACCAGGCAGGCAGAGGCGAAGTAGTCGGGCCAGCATCAATCCTTCGCAGGTGGGTAGGGCACCAGCCCGGGTGGTGAGGGCCTGGAAATCGGCCGTGGCCCGTGCCACCGCATCGGCGGTGTAGAGGTCGAACTCGGCGGGATACACGATCTGGATCGCGGCCACCACTGAGGTCGAAGGTGGGCCATCACTCAGGACCGTCAGCGCGAACTCGGCCACCACGCGTTCGGCCTGAGCGAGGACCCGGGCAATCTTGGCCAGACGGTTATTCCCGTCGGCCTGATCGAGCATCTTGGCCAGGCCCGACTGGGCACCGGCCTCGCGAACGGGAGTACGGATTAATGAGGCATCACGGTCGACGTCGTCGCGAAGGTCGGCCTTGTTTCGTCGGATCGACTCCGCGCTATCCTTCGGGAATTCAACGATGTCGAACCCTTCATAGGTAGTCTGGCCACCCTGAGAGTTCTTTTTCTTGGGCAAGAGCCATCCCGGTCCGATCGGCACGGAGCCGTCCGGCTGAACGTAGTCTTCAGGTCCCTGGAGCAAGGGATGGGCCTGAGTCGTGTCGGAGAGGATCAACTCGGAGTCGCGGTTATAATATTCGCGCTGACGTTCGGCGATCCCTTCGTATCGTGATTGACCGATGTTGCGGCATCGGGGCTTGCGTCGGTCAAAGAGCCGGATGATCGGCACCTGGCCGAAGGTATGTGGCGTCTGGGCAAGTACTTCGCCGTCCTCGGTGTAGAGCGTTGACCCCTCGGCCGTCCAGTGACGATAGCAAGTGATGATTTCGTCACCGGAATCGTGGCGTTCGAGCACGAGGCATTCGAGGTAGCGTTTCCCCTGGTCATCGAGCCGCCACCAAAGCATGTTCTCCGGCAAGATGCAGGAGGCCACGCAGGTGTCGAGCCCGAGGCGAACGACATCGGCTCCGGTTTCGATTGGCTCGCCCGCAGGGGCGGGGGGATGATCGAAGCAGATGTCGAGCTGGCCAAGGGTGAGCAGGAGCGGGGCGACGGTTTCGGCCATCCACTGGTCGATCGTGGTGCCGCAGCCATCCACGTCTTGCCACCAGTCCAGCAAAACGCCTGGTCCGGAACGCTTGACCTCACGAGCAAACAGGCGAGCCAGGTGCGTTTCGATGGCCTCGGCCAGGAAGGTGGGAACGGGAGTCCGGGCGCGTCGGAGTTCGTAATCGTCGTCGGTAGCCAGAGTGGCAGCATCGGTTCCGAAGCCCGAGAGTGGCGAGAACGGGGCCGATCCCGGAATGGGAGCGAAATTACTCGCTTCTCTCGGATCGGGATATTCACGTTTGTGACGAATCAGGTTGCGAACGGGCAACCCGCGTCGGTCGTAGCCATAGACGGCGTGTCGGTAGCGCTCGCCACCTTCGAGCGAGTCAAGCAGCCAGCGCCATCGCTGGTGGTGCTCTTGCCACTCCACGTGTCTGCGGCTGATCAGTTCGAGTGATTCGCGGTTGTGCATCATGGAAGTCTTTGGGGCTAGCGAACGGGATAGTGGTCAGTCGATTCAGGGTTTCCATCCTGTGTGATCGAGTTGTTCTCGCGTCAGAAGACGTTGCGGGCGGGAATGCGGTTCATCGTCGGAGGTGGGCACCGGCCCTCGGGGTATCGGAGCCGGAGCCCTCCTCGAAGTGCATCAAGGAGATCCTCGTGAGGGTGCTGGGGGTCTTCGGGTTGATCGGTCCACTGGCCGTTTCGCTTGGCCCGGCGGTAATGCTGGAAGGCCCGGATCGTGTCTTCGCAACGGGGGTGCACGAGCAATCGCGTTCCCCCGTCGGCTGGCCTGAGGAACGATTCGACCAGGGCCAGGCCGTCGGTCACGGAGGCGCCGCTTGGCCAGCACTGAAGGTTTTTCAGGCCTCCTCGTTCGTATTCACCCAGGACCGTCGGGCCGATGGGTGTCCGGGAGTTGCCTGCCGGATCGGTCGAGGCGATGGCGATTCGGCCGTTGCAGTGCTGTCGGGCCACTTCGAGGATGGCCCTCGCGTCGTGCTCGGCAGGGGTGTTGTCTTGAAGGTATTCGGCGAACACGTGCACCTCGTCGACCATGCCGGTGGGGGTCGGTTTTGGGACGACCTGGAAAAAGACGGCTCCGGTGTACACTCCTGAATCGACGGCCAGATGGACGGGCCAGCTTGGGTCGTATTCGGCCGACTTGCAGACATTGACCACGGGATCAAACTCGGCGAACCAGAGGCCATCGGCCTTGGGGCCGCGGCAGAGGTAGTCGGCTTCGAAGGTTCGATGGCTGACCACTCGGGCCTTCTGAATCAAGGAATCGATGCCGTAATGGCCGGTCGCTCTTTTGGCTTTGGGGCGGTTAAGCGGGTCGTCGTCTCGGTCTTCGTGGCACCAGGAGACGAGCGGGCATTCGGGGCATTTTTCCAGCTTTTCGCCGCTTCGTTCCTCGGGACAGCGTTGCAAGACCTCGAAGATGCAGAAGGAATAGAAGGGGAATTCCCCGGCTCGTGCTCGCTCGATGAGTTTCGACATCGGCCCATCGACGCGGTGCCAGGTTGAGGTCATCAGGACTGATGCAGACATTTTCCCTCGGTTCATGCACATGCCCAGCGCGGCATCTCTGCAGTCGGGATCGATCTCATCGACCTCGTCGAGCTTCAGGCTGGGCACATGCGGACCTCGGACACTGGTGGGTGAAGCGGCCAGCACGCGGACCTCGGCACCGTTGACATAGATCGCCCTGGATTCGGTCAATTTTTCCAGGGCCGGGTCGTCTCGGGCCAACTGAGCCAGGGCTTCGTGAGCCTGCTGCGACTGAGCGAGACTTCCTCCCAGGAGCCTGGTACCGTGGTTGGGATCGAACCGACTGGTCAGGTGGGTTTCAAGGGCAGAGAGGTACGATTTGCCACCTCCTCTCGGTCCAAGAACCAGCGCCACGGGAGGCCGCTTCAGGAAGACATCGGCGAAAAATCGCCAGGGTGACTGATGCCCGCGGCACACCGCTCGGTGCGGGATGCGGAGGCCGGCGTAGGTTCGAACCCATCGCCGCAAGCTCCGCTCAGAGTCGGGACGCGACTCAAGCCCGATGGCGAGCGAGTCGGGGACATCTCGTGTTCGTTTCGGCATGGTCGGACCTTGGCCGAACCGGCACCGTCTCCTCAGCAGGAGGTGACCGATAGGGCATCGTGGACGCGGCCCAACTCATCAGAGACGGGCCGGAGAAATCGTTCTTGGTGTCGTACACGTTGGTTTCCAGAAACGATGGTTGAGTTTCTCTGAACCTGACAGGTCGAGGATCGGAGGTCGACCTTCGAGCGATCGTGGTTGCGGCGTCTCGCCTGGTTCGTGAATGGGGCCGTGTCAAAATCGCCATAACCCTTCGGAACGTGATCTGCACGGCAATCGAGGAACACATCTGATCAGCTGCGAGGGATCCCCCGGTTGTGGCATTGACGGTGATCGTTCCCACACCCTCGGATTCCTCAGAGGCACCGCTCGACAATCGGCGTCGAACGGAAGCGAGCAATCGTTGCGGGAGTCAGTTGTTGTTGAACGAGGAAATCGTTTCCACCTGACTTGTCCCTCGTGATTGGTCCGTCCGTCGTAGCGTTCTATTCTTCATCATCGTGAGAAAGGGCAGGCTTAATTGCGTTTTTCCGAAAATCTTTCTCAAGTTTCCGCGTCGCGCCAGATCAACTGGTCGGACGTGGACGGCTTGACGCCTCCGGCGGGCGGCTCTAGAACAGGTCGGGAGACTCTCCTCGAAGGTCAGCCATCCGGAGTTCCGCAATGATGTCATCTCCTCGCACCCCGGTTCCGGCACCTGGCGGCTCGACCGACGACCTTGCTTCCTTCAGCGTCTTGGTCCGAGACTTCAACGCAGTTCGACAAACCTCGATTGCCCTCTGTGATCCGTTGGAGCCTGAGGACTTCGTGGTCCAGTCGATGCCGGACGCCAGCCCTGTCAAATGGCATCTGGCACACACGACCTGGTTCTTTGAGGAATTCATCCTCTCCGCGTTTGTCCCAGGCTATCGCGTTTATCACCCTCAGTTTTCATATTTGTTTAATTCTTATTACAACGCGGTTGGCCAGCGGCTTTCCCGGTCACAGCGAGGACTCATCACCCGCCCGACGGTCCAGGAGGTATTCGACTATCGAATGGCCGTCGATCAACGAATGAATGAGTTCTTGGGCGGAGCTGAACCGGATCTGATTCAACGCATGGTCTCGTTGCTGACGCTTGGCCTGAACCACGAACAGCAACATCAAGAACTCCTGCTGACCGATGTGAAACACGCACTCTGGCACAATCCGCTTCACCCGGTTTTCAAACACCGAAATGCAGAGCCGGTTGAATCGGCTCTCCCCATGCGCTGGTTGGCCTACCCGGAAGGGGTTCGATGGGTTGGCTTTGAAGGCGAGGGATTTGCTTACGATAATGAAGGACCCAGGCACCGGGAATTTGTCGACGGTTTCCGCATCGCGTCCCGCCCGGTCACGAACGGGGAGTACCTTGAATTCATCGAGGATGGCGGTTACTCCCGGCCTGATGCCTGGCTATCGGATGGCTGGTCCACCGTTCAGAGCCAGGGGTGGGATGCCCCACTTTACTGGGAGCGTCAAGGAGACCAGTGGTGGACCTTCTCGCTTGCGGGAATGCAGCCGGTCAATCTGGCTGAACCTGTCTGTCACGTCAGTTACTACGAGGCGGATGCCTTCGCCCGCTGGTCTGGAGCTCGGTTGCCCACCGAGGCCGAATGGGAAACCGCAGCAGATGTTTCGATTACCGGAAATTTTCTGGAATCGAGCCGATACCATCCCACTCCAGCCGTTGCCGGAACAGACATTGAACCGCTTCAAATTTTCGGCGATGTCTGGGAGTGGACTGCGAGCGCATACCTTCCTTACCCCGGATTCCAACCCGCCTCAGGAGCCGTCGGAGAATATAACGGCAAGTTTATGTGCAATCAGCATGTTTTGAGGGGAGGATCCTGTGCCTCTCCTCGAGGTCATCTTCGACCAACCTATCGCAACTTTTTTTATGCGGATGCTCGTTGGCAGTTTTCTGGAATCCGACTCGCCCAGTCTCTCTGATTCGTCCTGATCGCCCAGTTTTCAATGCCTGGGCTGTGAGCATGGGCACGAACTGAGAAAGGACGAGCCCCGATCGCCCGTCCTTTCTCAAACGTCAATTACTGCAAAGCGCAAATCAGACGTGCCAACGCTGGACTCGGAAAAATTGATCCGGATCCGTCCATGAGCGTTCCTCGACAAAGCCAGATTGCTTGGCAAATTGATCAAGAATTGTGGGTGTGTATTTGTGCGAATTTTCGATATGAATGGATTCGCCCGCGCTGAACGAAACGGTCAGATCGACTCCCGGAATGGTCACGATTTGTTCCTGCTCACTGATCAGTCGCATTTCAACACGATGATGTTCCGGAGAAAACCGAGCCTCATATCGGAACTGATTGAGATCGAAGTTCCCCCCCAGTTCCCTGTTGATCCGAGTAAGGATGTTTTTTCCGAATCGAGCGGTCACGCCTGCGGAATCGTCATAGGCGGCCTCCAGAACCTTCGCATCCTTGACCAGATCTGTACCGAAAAGAAATCGGTCATCAGTCGAAAGGGTTCCCTGAATCCGTTGCAGAAGTCTGACGGCATCACCGTCGTCGAAGTTTCCGAGGCTTGAGCCAAGGAAAACGAGAAGTTTCGGCCCTTTCATGCGATCAGCCACGACTCGCAACGCGGTGTCATAGTCCGACGCGATCCCTGTGACTTTCAACGAGGAATAGTCGCGAATCAGGTTCCGAGCCGATTCTTCCAGAATCGTTTCCGAAATGTCGATCGGGACGTAATGAAGGGACTCGTAGCGATCGAGAGCAGCCTCGATCAAGCGACGCGTTTTCGTCGAACTGCCACTGCCCAACTCGATCATGATCGGGGCTTGGGCCCAACCATCGACCATGTCGTCGGCGTGGTCGCGAAGAATCGCGTCCTCGGTACGAGTCAGGTAATACTCCGGTTGATCGCAGATCTGTTCGAACAACTCCGAACCGATCGCGTCATAGATGAAACGGCAGAGTAAATATTTGGGTTG is a window from the Tautonia rosea genome containing:
- the egtB gene encoding ergothioneine biosynthesis protein EgtB; this translates as MMSSPRTPVPAPGGSTDDLASFSVLVRDFNAVRQTSIALCDPLEPEDFVVQSMPDASPVKWHLAHTTWFFEEFILSAFVPGYRVYHPQFSYLFNSYYNAVGQRLSRSQRGLITRPTVQEVFDYRMAVDQRMNEFLGGAEPDLIQRMVSLLTLGLNHEQQHQELLLTDVKHALWHNPLHPVFKHRNAEPVESALPMRWLAYPEGVRWVGFEGEGFAYDNEGPRHREFVDGFRIASRPVTNGEYLEFIEDGGYSRPDAWLSDGWSTVQSQGWDAPLYWERQGDQWWTFSLAGMQPVNLAEPVCHVSYYEADAFARWSGARLPTEAEWETAADVSITGNFLESSRYHPTPAVAGTDIEPLQIFGDVWEWTASAYLPYPGFQPASGAVGEYNGKFMCNQHVLRGGSCASPRGHLRPTYRNFFYADARWQFSGIRLAQSL
- the egtD gene encoding L-histidine N(alpha)-methyltransferase, encoding MSIQTSHPKQHRLEMIRVKPSELFESETLQATVKRGLTHQPKYLLCRFIYDAIGSELFEQICDQPEYYLTRTEDAILRDHADDMVDGWAQAPIMIELGSGSSTKTRRLIEAALDRYESLHYVPIDISETILEESARNLIRDYSSLKVTGIASDYDTALRVVADRMKGPKLLVFLGSSLGNFDDGDAVRLLQRIQGTLSTDDRFLFGTDLVKDAKVLEAAYDDSAGVTARFGKNILTRINRELGGNFDLNQFRYEARFSPEHHRVEMRLISEQEQIVTIPGVDLTVSFSAGESIHIENSHKYTPTILDQFAKQSGFVEERSWTDPDQFFRVQRWHV